The nucleotide window AAGATACCTTTGATCACCTTGGCAGCTATCAGGGCAGCAGCAATGGTGGCGGTAATAACGGTGGCAGCGATGGCGGAACAAACAACCAATGCGGCACAACCGCAACACGCATTGCCGATATTCAAGGCGCAGGCACTGCTAGTTCAATGGTCGGCAACAGCGTCAGTGTTGAAGCCATAGTGGTCGCGGATTTCCAGAATGCGAATCAACTCGGCGGATTTTTTATTCAGGAAGAAGATGCCGATAGCGATGGCAATTCCAGCACCCCCGAAGGCATTTATATCGCCAGTACCAGCGCCGTTGCTGTGGGCGACCGCGTGCGCGTCACCGGCACGGTTGCAGAAACCTTTCAGCTAACCCAGCTCAATAATGTCAGCGTCACTGTGTGTGCCAGCAATCAAACATTGCCAACTGCGGCCAACATTTCTCTGCCGGTGACTTCACTCAATGCGTTTGAAAATGTTGAAGGCATGTCGGTTGCGATTGCACAAACACTCACCGTGAATGAAACCTATCAACTAGGTCGCTTCGGGCAAGTGCTGCTCGCCAATGGCCGCCTGCAACAACCGACCAATGTGGTGGAACCGGGTGCAGCCGCCAATGCACTGCAAGCGCAAAATAATTTAAATAAGTTGATGCTGGACGATGCGAGTAATGTGCAAAATCCTGACCCGGTTATTTTCCCCGCGCCGGGTTTATCTGCAGATAACACTCTGCGCAGCGGCGATACCGTCGCGAATCTGCAAGGTGTTATTACTTACGATTTTGGTGTGTATCGCATTCTTCCTACTGCTACGCCGAATTTTGTGCACAGCAATGCGCGCCCGCTGGCACCTATTACCGATGCGGCGGCGAATCTAAAAATCGCCAGTTTTAATGTGCTGAATTTTTTTAATGGCAACGGCAGTGGCGGCGGATTCCCAACCTCACGCGGCGCAAATACCGCTGCAGAATTTGCGCGGCAAAAAGCCAAAATTGTGAGCGCCTTGGCTGGCTTGAATGCCGATGTTATCGGCCTGATTGAAATAGAAAATGATGGCTACAGTAGCACCAGTGCCATCGCGGAATTAGCAGCTGCTTTAAATTCAGCAACCGGCACCAGTGCATGGAAAACTATTAATCCGGGTGTGAATAAAATCGGCAGCGATGAAATTGCGGTGGGTATTATTTATCGCAGCGACAAAGCCACACCTATTGGCACAACAGCGATTTTGGATTCCAGTGTTGATGCACAATTTATCGATACCAAAAACCGCCCCGCATTGGCACAAAGTTTCCGCGTGAATAGCAACCGCGCTATTGCCACGGTGGTTGTCAATCACCTGAAATCCAAAGGTTCGGATTGTAATGACTTGGGCGATACCGATATTGGCGATGGCCAAGGCAATTGCAATATCACCCGCACCCAAGCCGCAAGCGCATTGGTGAATTGGCTGAGCACCAATCCAACCGGTGTAAATGACCGCGATTATTTAATCATCGGTGACTTGAATGCTTATGCAAAAGAAAATCCCATCACCACAATTATTAACGCCGGTTACACCGATTTAATTAATCGCTTTGGCGGTAGCAACGCTTACTCCTATGTGTTCGATGGTCAAGCCGGTTATTTGGATCACGGCTTGGCGAGCAACTCACTGACACCGCAAGTATTGTTTGCCGCCGATTGGCATATCAATGCCGACGAGCCCATCAGCCTCGACTACAACACTGAATTTAAATCCGCCGCGCAAATAAACAGTTTTTATGCGCCCGATGCTTATCGCTCATCCGACCACGACCCGCTGGTGATTTCACTGAAATTAATTCTCGACCTGGATGGCGACGGCGATGTGGATAAAAACGATGTGCAAATCGTTACCAACGCGCGCGGAACAACAACCAGCGCATTCGACCAACGCGATGTGGATGGCAATGGTGTGATTAATGTTAACGATGCGCGTGCACTCAGCTTGCAGTGCACGCGTACCGGCTGCGCCACTCATTAATATTAAGGAGTTTGCAATGAAAAAAATCTTCGCCAGTTTATTAGCGTTTGGGTTAAGCCTATCGCTTAATGCTAATGCCATCAGCATTGACCTGATTGCTGATAAAACTACCGCCAACATTGGTGACAATATCGAACTGCAAGTACGCATCAGCGGCCTGGAAGGAGCCAGCGCAC belongs to Cellvibrio sp. pealriver and includes:
- a CDS encoding ExeM/NucH family extracellular endonuclease, producing the protein MKTFAQPPLVLACLLASLGAMPAAANVYFSEYIEGSSNNKALEIYNSSDTAINLSGHKVEMYFNGSNSAGLTINLTGTIPAQGVFVLAHGSANATILASANQTNSSGWFNGDDAIVLKNGSTILDSIGQIGVDPGSEWGTGFTSTADNTLRRKTAITQGDTNPFDIFDPASDWEGYAQDTFDHLGSYQGSSNGGGNNGGSDGGTNNQCGTTATRIADIQGAGTASSMVGNSVSVEAIVVADFQNANQLGGFFIQEEDADSDGNSSTPEGIYIASTSAVAVGDRVRVTGTVAETFQLTQLNNVSVTVCASNQTLPTAANISLPVTSLNAFENVEGMSVAIAQTLTVNETYQLGRFGQVLLANGRLQQPTNVVEPGAAANALQAQNNLNKLMLDDASNVQNPDPVIFPAPGLSADNTLRSGDTVANLQGVITYDFGVYRILPTATPNFVHSNARPLAPITDAAANLKIASFNVLNFFNGNGSGGGFPTSRGANTAAEFARQKAKIVSALAGLNADVIGLIEIENDGYSSTSAIAELAAALNSATGTSAWKTINPGVNKIGSDEIAVGIIYRSDKATPIGTTAILDSSVDAQFIDTKNRPALAQSFRVNSNRAIATVVVNHLKSKGSDCNDLGDTDIGDGQGNCNITRTQAASALVNWLSTNPTGVNDRDYLIIGDLNAYAKENPITTIINAGYTDLINRFGGSNAYSYVFDGQAGYLDHGLASNSLTPQVLFAADWHINADEPISLDYNTEFKSAAQINSFYAPDAYRSSDHDPLVISLKLILDLDGDGDVDKNDVQIVTNARGTTTSAFDQRDVDGNGVINVNDARALSLQCTRTGCATH